One Purpureocillium takamizusanense chromosome 1, complete sequence genomic window carries:
- a CDS encoding uncharacterized protein (EggNog:ENOG503P2FI~COG:P), whose product MFFPLYLLQRRTGLRAFFEILTHGLSEDHRGTPEAPGRVVTLIERAYWEKLTDHHDSAPDRVWGVAYRIVPEHVAEVKDYLDIREINGYSIHYTPFHPADGSPPISTLVYIGTPDNEQFVGPQDPHELARHILASRGPSGLNKEYLYNLDVALDELCAESGDVHVSDLASRVRALEQEQAVPSPSPPPADTHFNRRSSITEAEELEKA is encoded by the coding sequence ATGTTTTTCCCCCTGTATCTCCTCCAACGACGGACAGGTCTCAGGGCTTTCTTTGAGATACTGACGCACGGGCTCAGCGAGGACCACAGGGGCACCCCCGAGGCCCCCGGCCGTGTCGTCACCCTCATCGAGCGCGCCTACTGGGAGAAGCTCACCGACCACCACGACTCGGCCCCTGACCGCGTCTGGGGCGTCGCCTATCGTATCGTCCCCgagcacgtcgccgaggtcaaggactACCTCGACATCCGCGAGATCAACGGCTACTCCATCCACTACACGCCCTTCCATCCCGCCGATGGCTCGCCGCCAATCTCCACCCTCGTCTACATTGGCACCCCCGACAACGAGCAGTTTGTCGGCCCCCAGGACCCACacgagctcgcccgccacaTCCTCGCCAGCCGTGGCCCCAGCGGCCTCAACAAGGAGTACCTCTAcaacctcgacgtcgccctcgacgagctgtGCGCCGAGAGTGGCGACGTCCACGTCAGCGATCTCGCCTCTCGCGTCAGGGCcctcgagcaggagcaggctgTCCCCTCGCCttccccgccccccgccgaCACACACTTCAACCGACGCAGCAGCATaaccgaggccgaggagctcgaaAAGGCCTGA
- a CDS encoding Chitinase (EggNog:ENOG503P1F8~CAZy:GH18~COG:G) yields MGSSVSRYFDLALTVSGSPVNAVYYPSWKLYDGKPPSIVQAEVVTHVYYAFVGVHENGTLRSLDEYADFEAPIGDYEGCIDALGGLKKRNPSIKTLVSLGGAKASDEFPALAASEESRQELASSVREFCDRHGFDGVDGEYHCLLRYTHIHTHTAVDWEHPETPEQGRDFIKLLGALRSALPPEADYLVTAALPTTANVLDNVDLWEAARALDLLNLMAYDFTGDWTRLSGHQAQLWPPTGVEHRAGGVAAAAAAAATKKTKKRGEDGDDDADLRLSGAGGVEYASREGVPASKIVLGVPAYARYFPGAEGYGETFDASRSDEVDYCDVLNGSSSTSVVITSSPSSSSAASGARTRTREEGTETKGPGSTVVEIAVDAEAVAASFVDRRPGGRGFVSLDVPETVAMKAGYAKCMGLGGLFYWHGAGDRTGDESLTDEFPAG; encoded by the exons ATGGGCTCCAGCGTTTCTCGATACTTTGACCTCGCGCTCACGGTGAGCGGAAGCCCCGTAAACGCCGTCTACTACCCGTCGTGGAAGCTGTACGACGGCAAGCCCCCGTCCATTGTCCAGGCGGAAGTCGTCACGCACGTATACTATGCCTTTGTCGG GGTCCACGAGAACGGGACACTTCGG TCCCTCGACGAGTACGCGGACTTTGAGGCGCCCATCGGCGACTACGAGGGCTGCAtcgacgcgctcggcggGCTGAAGAAGAGGAACCCGTCCATCAAGACGTTGGTGTCGCTAGGGGGGGCCAAGGCCAGCGACGAGTTtcccgcgctcgcggcgagcgaggagtcgcgccaggagctcgcctcgtcggtgCGCGAGTTTTGTGATCGGCACGGGTTTGATGGAGTGGACGGTGAGTATCATTGCCTATTAAGATACACtcacatacacacacacacagccg TGGACTGGGAGCACCCAGAGACGCCCGAGCAGGGCCGCGACTTCATCAAGCTCCTGGGGGCGCTGCGctccgccctcccgcccgaggccgactacctcgtcacggcggcgctgcccacgacggccaaCGTGCTCGACAACGTGGACCtctgggaggcggcgcgggcgctcgaCCTGCTCAACCTCATGGCGTACGACTTTACGGGCGACTGGACGAGGCTGAGCGGGCACCAGGCGCAGctgtggccgccgacgggggtGGAGCaccgggccggcggcgtcgcggcggcggcggcagcggcggcgacgaagaagacaAAGAAgcgcggcgaagacggcgacgacgacgcggacctGCGGCtgtcgggcgcgggcggcgtcgagtaCGCGTCGCGCGAGGGTGTCCCCGCGAGCAAGATTGTGCTCGGCGTGCCGGCGTACGCGCGCTACTTTCCCGGCGCGGAGGGCTACGGGGAGACGTTTGACGCGTCGCGCAGTGACGAGGTGGACTACTGCGACGTGCTCAACGGGAGCAGCAGTACCAGCGTCGTCATtacatcgtcgccgtcgtcgtcgtcagcggcaTCGGGGGCGAGAACGAGAacgcgggaggaggggacggaGACCAAGGGGCCGGGATCCACGGTCGTCGAGATCGCGgtggacgccgaggcggtggcggcgtcgtttGTCGACAGGCGTCCCGGCGGGAGGGGCTTCGTGTCGCTCGACGTGCCGGAGACGGTGGCCATGAAGGCCGGGTACGCAAAGTGCATGGGGCTCGGGGGGCTGTTCTACTGGCACGGGGCGGGGGACaggacgggcgacgagagcctG ACAGACGAGTTTCCGGCTGGGTGA
- a CDS encoding Chitin deacetylase (COG:O~CAZy:CE4~EggNog:ENOG503NX9B~CAZy:CBM18), protein MPAVSVRPSPSFNSHDAQFLIARVYEGRFSELQLHPVKSKYLDQKNMRSSTTVSVVGAALAGLGVTHPTHDGRFSMPNIMVGLRDDPREQSAHLQSALQRRRNEEDLSPAWPPNPARAASQNPSWNNMERRQSVSRCGADFGGAICDPGYCCSSAGWCGLGYLYCSAPSCQINYGPGCDANTRPCGSDTTNVSRPRLGSVPYGVAIYHCEVYGDIALTYDDGPWFYTSDLLDLLKNHSAKATFFVTGNNLGKGKINDPSLPWPGIIRRMIAEGHQVASHTWAHQRLTDLTPDQVREQMLFNEVAFNDILGYFPTYMRPPYSASNAQVDSILGDLGYHITYFNLDTEGYLHDDPNTIQKSKDIWDEAVEGANTATTKWLQIEHDPVWQSVYNLTAHMLESLFRNGFRSVTVGECLGDPSGNWYRTGTSGPSTCPSATSGAPTATPTVGLPSTNGRCGVNFNGTTCVNQGSDRCCSPAGWCGGTTAHCGTGCQPLYGQCGSASSSSSSSSSSSSTSSSSVPGITISTSSTSSSSTSSTTTSASATATVGSPSTNGRCGINFSGMTCVNQGSDRCCSSAGWCGNTTAHCGTGCQALYGQCGAVSSSSSSSRSSSSSSTSSTTTTSASATASVGPPSTNGRCGPKFGGTTCVNQGSDRCCSSAGWCGGTSAHCGTGCQPLYGQCGTSSSASVAALLFAAPSSSSLSSVSSSTASASTAPSASSSSAPFAPPSTTSSTSSTASSTSSLAALLAPPPTESSTSSTEPTTSSSTVFSTSSATSTSSTASISSSTSTSSSTSTTPTSTSSLSSTSSSTSFSTSTTTTSSTATSSTSATPSVGPPSTDGRCGPDFNNTTCVGLVDLGPYKCCSAKGWCGNTTTQCGDGCQKWYGNCTLT, encoded by the exons ATGCCAGCTGTATCGGTTCGGCCGTCACCCAGCTTCAATTCCCATGACGCGCAATTCCTCATCGCACGAGTGTACGAGGGACGTTTTTCCGAGTTACAACTTCATCCTGTCAAATCGAAATATCTTGATCAAAAAAACATGCGTTCATCTACCACTGTAAGCGTCGTTggggcggccctcgccggcttAGGGGTTACACATCCAACTCATGACGGACGGTTTTCTATGCCCAACATCATGGTCGGGCTGCGAGACGACCCTCGTGAGCAGTCGGCGCATTTACAGTCAGCACTGCAAAGGCGAAGAAACGAAGAGGACCTGTCCCCAGCCTGGCCTCCAAACCCTGCccgagcagccagccagaaCCCTTCATGGAATAACATGGAAAGGCGGCAGTCGGTGAGCAGATGCGGTGCCGACTTTGGAGGCGCCATCTGCGACCCAGGATATTGCTGCTCCAGCGCTGG ATGGTGTGGCTTGGGCTATTTATActgctccgcgccgtcatgtCAGATAAATTACGGCCCGGGATGCGATGCAAACACCCGCCcctgcggcagcgacacAACGAACGTGTCGAGACCACGGCTGGGGTCCGTTCCGTACGGAGTTGCCATCTATCACTGCGAGGTATACGGAGACATTGCTCTCACCTATGATGACGGGCCATGGTTCTATACCTCTGATCTGCTCGATCTCCTAAAG AACCATAGCGCAAAAGCTACATTCTTCGTGACTGGCAATAacctcggcaagggcaagatcAATGATCCCAGCTTACCATGGCCAGGCATCATCAGA CGCATGATCGCCGAAGGTCATCAAGTCGCCAGTCACACATGGGCTCATCAGAGACTCACCGACCTAACTCCTGATCAAGTTCGAGAACAAATGCTCTTCAACGAGGTGGCCTTCAACGACATTCTGGGTTACTTTCCCACATATATGAG GCCGCCTTACTCGGCCAGCAACGCTCAAGTCGACTCCATCCTCGGCGATCTCGGCTATCACATCACCTACTTCAACCTAGACACCGAGGGCTATCTTCATGACGACCCAAACACCATCCAGAAAAGCAAGGACATCTGGGACGAGGCTGTCGAAGGAGCCAacacggccaccaccaagtGGCTGCAGATAGAGCACGACCCTGTTTGGCAGTCTGTCTACAACCTCACCGCACATATGCTCGAGTCGCTCTTCCGCAACGGCTTCCGCTCCGTCACGGTTGGCGAGTGCCTTGGCGACCCAAGTGGGAACTGGTATCGCACAGGGACCTCGGGCCCGTCGACGTGCCCATCCGCAACTTCGGGGGCCCCCACGGCGACTCCCACGGTTGGGCTACCCAGTACGAATGGCCGTTGCGGTGTCAACTTCAACGGCACGACTTGCGTCAACCAAGGCTCGGATAGGTGTTGCTCTCCGGCGGGATGGTGCGGTGGTACTACCGCCCACTGCGGCACTGGGTGCCAACCCCTTTATGGCCAGTGTGGTTCAGCAAGCTCGAGTTCGAGCTcgagcagtagcagtagctCTACCTCCAGCTCAAGTGTGCCGGGCATCACCATTAGCACTAGCtccacgtcgtcctcgtcgacatcttcaacgacgacgagtgcaTCGGCAACAGCGACCGTCGGATCGCCTAGCACCAATGGACGTTGCGGCATCAACTTCAGCGGCATGACGTGCGTCAACCAGGGCTCTGACAGATGCTGCTCTTCGGCAGGGTGGTGCGGAAATACGACCGCCCACTGCGGCACTGGGTGTCAAGCTTTATATGGGCAGTGCGGTGCAGTAAGCTCGAGCTCCAGTAGCTCcaggtcatcatcgtcctcgtctacaagctcgacgacgacgacgagcgcgtcggcaaCAGCGTCGGTCGGACCCCCGAGCACGAATGGCCGCTGCGGGCCCAAGTTTGGTGGCACCACCTGCGTCAACCAGGGCTCCGACaggtgctgctcgtcggccggCTGGTGCGGAGGCACCTCTGCTCACTGCGGCACGGGCTGTCAACCACTCTACGGCCAGTGCGGTACATCTTCGTCTGCCTCAGTCGCGGCCCTGCTTTTTGCTGCCccttcatcctcgtctcTATCGTCTGTTTCGAGCTCCACCGCTTCCGCGAGTACTGCGCCTtccgcctcgtcttcgtccgcACCGTTCGCACCCCCTTCGACTACGTCGTCGACTTCTTCCACTGCATCCTCGACTTCGTCTTTGGCTGCACTGCTGGCCCCTCCTCCGACTGAATCCTCCACGTCTTCTACGGAACCCACCACCTCGTCATCCACTGTATTTTCAACCTCTTCCGCAACGTCAACGTCCTCTACTGCATCTATTTCATCGAGCACAtccacctcctcgtccacatCCACCACCCCCACTTCGACGTCATCTCTTTCTTCCACGTCCTCTAGTACATCTTTTTCGACGagcacaaccaccacctcgtccacAGCCACGTCCAGCACCTCCGCGACGCCAAGTGTAGGGCCACCCAGCACCGACGGACGCTGTGGACCAGATTTCAACAACACAACCTGCGTCGGCCTAGTCGACTTGGGGCCGTACAAGTGCTGCTCTGCAAAGGGCTGGTGCGGCAACACGACTACCCAGTGCGGAGATGGATGCCAAAAGTGGTATGGAAACTGTACTTTGACTTAG
- a CDS encoding uncharacterized protein (EggNog:ENOG503NX54~COG:T), whose protein sequence is MAYNRPYDPDALPRFAEPEPKPGAAAPPSASYAAQPSSRYEPRPPAPGPHDHYKQPPYGHASPPPPPQQPSYSQGPPPRTSSHHHAPLPQQARPQQPPAQVSRPPPSPVPEQGSDAKLLPLFRAVDKDRTGQLSEKELSAALVNGDWTAFDIQTVRMMIRMFDSDRNGTINFEEFCGLWSFLASWRTLFDRFDVDHSGNISLSEFTDALIAFRYRLSPGFVELLFRTYDKRGEGVMSFDLFVQSCISLKRMTDVFKKYDDDRDGFITLSFEDFLSEILKQLK, encoded by the exons ATGGCGTACAACAGACCCTACGACCCGGACGCTCTCCCTAG ATTCGCGGAGCCTGAACCC AagcctggcgccgccgctccgccgaGCGCATCCTACGCCGCCCAGCCTTCCTCGCGATACGAacccaggccgccggcgccgggccccCACGACCACTACAAGCAGCCTCCCTACGGCcacgcgtcgccgccgccgccgccgcagcagccgtcTTACAGCCAGGGTCCGCCACCGCGCACCAGCAGTCACCACcacgcgccgctgcctcaGCAGGcccggccgcagcagccacccgCCCAGGTctcacgcccgccgccttcgcccgTCCCAGAACAGGGCTCCGACGCGAAGTTGCTCCCGCTCTTCCGTGCTGTGGATAAGGATC GCACCGGCCAGCTGTCGGAAAAGGAGCTCTCAGCGGCGCTAGTCAATGGCGACTGGACGGCCTTTGACATCCAGACGGTGCGCATGATGATCCGCATGTTCGACTCGGACCGCAATGGCACCATCAACTTTGAGGAGTTCTGCGGCCTGTGGTCCTTCCTGGCCTCGTGGCGCACCCTCTTTGACCGCTTCGACGTCGACCATAGCGGCAACATATCCCTCTCCGAGTTCACcgacgccctcatcgcctTCCGCTACCGCCTCAGCCCTGGcttcgtcgagctgctcttCCGCACCTACGACAAgcgtggcgagggcgtcatgAGCTTCGATCTCTTCGTCCAGAGCTGCATCTCCCTCAAGCGCATGACCGACGTCTTCAAAaagtacgacgacgaccgcgacgGCTTCATCACCCTGAGCTTCGAGGACTTTTTGAGCGAGATTCTGAAGCAGCTGAAATAG
- a CDS encoding uncharacterized protein (COG:S~EggNog:ENOG503P01P), whose amino-acid sequence MALTVKQLNGDAAFLLSFEPLEGPSAAPWATPEPFRILLDPWLEDSYSINPKASFASHVQVACVSSLQQLAQPDLVIITNARSEHCNETTLRQLPPTGSKTLILAEPAAAKLIRSWKYFDEDMVRTLERWETRTKNRDTVVRIPVPPQVCGGNEGEVTVSLIHQKRDLTGLHSAVGITYRPPPPHASIFRRQATTPPKSPTASISDLPPQIPTPRLSLLQTPDSPVSAMLGAFTPPASPDFMKLRNVRSLASIPPQARNRAVSLIYSPYGTSYNCMEPYVTSHLLAEAALPLTTMLHPFDTVPHPWGLSGNIGAGITAGLETARLSGVRSWISARDGKNVGGLAGKLVYRKKYPREEAEEVIRQALGQSTPRSSAGYARGKKPGRPTETLALSQGEEVTMTSEGVWEETECPSPLQYADEKLKALLRT is encoded by the coding sequence CCTCTTGAGGGTCCTTCTGCGGCACCCTGGGCGACTCCCGAACCCTTCCGCATCCTCCTGGACCCATGGCTAGAGGACTCGTACTCGATTAACCCGAAAGCCTCATTTGCGTCTCACGTTCAGGTGGCCTGCGTGTCGTCGTTGCAACAACTCGCGCAGCCCGAtctcgtcatcatcaccaacgctCGCAGCGAACACTGCAATGAAACAACTCTGCGCCAGCTGCCTCCTACGGGCAGCAAGACACTCATCCTGGCagagcccgcggcggcaaagcTGATCCGGAGCTGGAAGTACTTCGACGAAGACATGGTCAGGACCTTGGAACGCTGGGAAACTCGCACGAAGAACCGGGATACCGTTGTGCGCATCCCTGTGCCACCGCAGGTTTGTGGCGGTAACGAAGGGGAGGTGACGGTTTCTTTGATTCATCAAAAGAGAGACCTCACCGGCCTCCATTCAGCCGTTGGCATTACGTACCGGCCCCCTCCGCCACACGCATCAATCTTTCGCCGCCAGgctacgacgccgcccaagTCGCCGACTGCTTCGATTTCAGACCTTCCTCCGCAGATTCCCACGCCTCGCCTTTCCCTCTTGCAAACTCCCGACTCGCCAGTCTCGGCCATGCTTGGTGCGTTCACTCCACCAGCGTCACCCGACTTTATGAAGTTACGAAACGTCCGCTCGTTAGCCTCCATACCGCCGCAAGCACGCAACCGGGCCGTATCGTTGATCTATTCTCCGTATGGCACTTCTTACAACTGCATGGAGCCATACGTCACCTCGCATCTTCTAGCAGAAGCGGCCCTTccattgacgacgatgctgcacCCGTTCGATACAGTGCCGCACCCGTGGGGACTGAGCGGCAATATTGGAGCTGGGATTACTGCCGGGCTGGAGACGGCCAGGCTCTCGGGAGTACGTTCGTGGATCAGCGCCCGAGATGGCAAGaatgtcggcggcctggccgggaAGCTGGTGTATCGAAAGAAGTATCCGCgagaggaggccgaggaggttATCCGACAGGCTCTGGGGCAGTCCACGCCCCGTAGCAGCGCTGGGTATGCCCGTGGCAAAAAGCCTGGTCGCCCGACGGAGACGCTGGCGCTGAGtcagggcgaggaggtgacgatgacgagcgagGGCGTCTGGGAGGAGACGGAGTGCCCCAGTCCCCTCCAGTACGCggacgagaagctcaaggcgTTGCTGAGGACCTGA